From Saccharothrix espanaensis DSM 44229, the proteins below share one genomic window:
- a CDS encoding PhzF family phenazine biosynthesis protein, whose amino-acid sequence MLNYDVLDVFTDRPFAGNQLAVVHNAEELSDRQMQAVAQEFGYSETAFPLPPTDPAADYRLRIFTPITELPFAGHPSIGTAWLLGSTGGLPHGPATQQTARGLHRVVLDAERATLTGDAPVVGDYLDAGPLAGALGLFRSDVYPHAEAGVAGAGLDFTFLPVRADAVTRAVPRADLAEHVVGRGLVAVSFVDGAAHVRMFRRTGGEDPATGSAALALGVWLADRGLLHGDGEHNITVRQGEELRRPSTLDCTVTTVGGVATHVAVGGRVVPVAHGQIRVP is encoded by the coding sequence GTGCTGAACTACGACGTCTTGGACGTGTTCACCGACCGCCCCTTCGCCGGCAACCAGCTCGCGGTCGTGCACAACGCCGAGGAACTGTCCGACCGCCAGATGCAGGCCGTCGCGCAGGAGTTCGGCTACTCCGAGACGGCGTTCCCGCTGCCGCCCACCGATCCCGCCGCCGACTACCGGCTGCGCATCTTCACGCCGATCACCGAACTCCCGTTCGCGGGCCACCCCAGCATCGGCACGGCCTGGCTGCTGGGGTCCACCGGCGGCCTGCCGCACGGCCCGGCGACCCAGCAGACCGCGCGCGGCCTGCACCGCGTGGTGCTCGACGCGGAACGGGCGACGCTGACCGGGGACGCCCCGGTCGTCGGCGACTACCTCGACGCGGGGCCGCTGGCCGGCGCGCTCGGCCTGTTCCGGTCGGACGTCTATCCGCACGCCGAGGCCGGGGTGGCGGGCGCGGGCCTGGACTTCACGTTCCTCCCGGTCCGCGCCGACGCCGTGACCCGGGCCGTGCCGCGCGCCGACCTCGCCGAGCACGTCGTCGGACGTGGCCTGGTGGCGGTGTCGTTCGTCGACGGCGCGGCGCACGTCCGGATGTTCCGGCGGACCGGGGGAGAAGACCCGGCCACCGGGTCCGCCGCCCTCGCGCTCGGCGTGTGGTTGGCCGACCGTGGGCTCCTGCACGGCGACGGCGAGCACAACATCACGGTGCGCCAAGGCGAAGAGCTGAGACGTCCCTCCACTTTGGACTGCACGGTGACGACGGTCGGCGGCGTCGCGACGCACGTGGCGGTCGGTGGCCGGGTCGTTCCGGTGGCGCACGGGCAGATCAGGGTGCCTTGA
- a CDS encoding aminoglycoside phosphotransferase family protein, producing the protein MIIVPPDFAIDHGDDVLAWRDTLPALATEFCARWELTPDGDLMNGYVAVVLPVRRADGTAAVLKLTWLDKETRQEPLALRAWNGDGVVRLLDSDDERGALLLERLDHTQTLLDTSIEEALEVTGGLLRRLRLPAGPQFRRVSVDGLAEENANLGGIVPDRFVGLADELGRELTATAGNTLVNQDLHYENVLRADREPWLMIDPKPVAGDREFGVVPLLWNRADEVAGERGVLDRMAALCDLGELDAERTRLWTLYRAVDNWLWCTEAGEHELAGLSEVIARALIQQTS; encoded by the coding sequence GTGATCATCGTTCCGCCGGACTTCGCCATCGACCACGGCGACGACGTACTGGCGTGGCGGGACACCCTGCCCGCACTGGCCACCGAGTTCTGCGCCCGCTGGGAGCTGACCCCGGACGGCGACCTGATGAACGGCTACGTCGCCGTGGTGCTCCCGGTGCGACGTGCGGACGGCACCGCAGCCGTGCTCAAGCTGACCTGGCTGGACAAGGAGACGCGGCAGGAACCGTTGGCGCTCAGGGCGTGGAACGGCGACGGCGTCGTGCGCCTGCTGGACAGCGACGACGAGCGCGGCGCGCTGCTGCTGGAACGCCTCGACCACACCCAGACGCTGCTCGACACGTCCATCGAGGAAGCCCTGGAGGTCACCGGCGGCCTGCTGCGCCGGTTGCGCCTGCCCGCCGGGCCGCAGTTCCGCCGCGTCTCGGTCGACGGGCTGGCGGAGGAGAACGCGAACCTGGGCGGGATCGTGCCCGACCGGTTCGTCGGGCTGGCCGACGAACTGGGCCGCGAGCTGACCGCCACCGCCGGGAACACGCTGGTCAACCAGGACCTGCACTACGAGAACGTGCTGCGCGCCGACCGCGAGCCGTGGCTGATGATCGACCCGAAGCCGGTCGCCGGGGACCGGGAGTTCGGCGTGGTCCCGTTGCTGTGGAACCGGGCCGACGAGGTGGCGGGCGAGCGCGGCGTGCTGGACCGGATGGCCGCGCTGTGCGACCTCGGCGAGCTGGACGCCGAACGCACCCGGTTGTGGACGCTGTACCGGGCCGTCGACAACTGGTTGTGGTGCACGGAAGCCGGTGAGCACGAGCTGGCCGGGCTCAGCGAAGTGATCGCGCGGGCTCTGATCCAGCAGACCTCTTGA
- a CDS encoding HpcH/HpaI aldolase/citrate lyase family protein, with protein sequence MVDQQRPRRSCLAVPGSSQKMIDKARTLPADQVFLDLEDACAPLAKPGARKTIVASLNEGDWGSRARVVRVNDWTTEWTYRDVTEVVEGAGANLDCIMLPKVQTAEQVHALDLLLTQIEKTMGYEVGRIGIEAQIENALGLINVNAIATASPRVETIIFGPADFMASINMKSLVVGEQPPGYDVGDAYHYILMQILMAARAHDKQAIDGPYLQIRDVDGFKRVAGRSAALGFDGKWVLHPGQIDAANEVFSPKQEDYDHAENILDAYDYYTSEAGGRRGAVMLGDEMIDEASRKMALVISSKGRAAGMSRTDVWAPPAE encoded by the coding sequence GTGGTCGACCAGCAGCGTCCCCGTCGCTCGTGTCTGGCCGTGCCCGGATCGAGCCAGAAGATGATCGACAAGGCCCGCACGCTGCCCGCGGACCAGGTGTTCCTCGACTTGGAGGACGCCTGCGCGCCACTGGCCAAGCCCGGTGCCCGCAAGACGATCGTCGCGTCGCTGAACGAGGGCGACTGGGGTTCGCGGGCCAGGGTCGTCCGGGTCAACGACTGGACCACCGAGTGGACCTACCGGGACGTGACCGAGGTCGTGGAGGGCGCGGGCGCGAACCTGGACTGCATCATGCTGCCCAAGGTGCAGACCGCGGAGCAGGTGCACGCGCTGGACCTGCTGCTCACCCAGATCGAGAAGACCATGGGCTACGAGGTCGGCCGGATCGGCATCGAGGCGCAGATCGAGAACGCGCTGGGCCTGATCAACGTCAACGCGATCGCCACCGCGTCACCGCGGGTCGAGACGATCATCTTCGGCCCGGCCGACTTCATGGCGTCGATCAACATGAAGTCCCTGGTGGTCGGTGAGCAGCCGCCGGGCTACGACGTCGGCGACGCCTACCACTACATCCTGATGCAGATCCTGATGGCGGCGCGCGCCCACGACAAGCAGGCCATCGACGGGCCGTACCTGCAGATCCGCGACGTCGACGGCTTCAAGCGGGTCGCCGGCCGGTCGGCCGCGCTGGGCTTCGACGGCAAGTGGGTGCTGCACCCCGGCCAGATCGACGCGGCGAACGAGGTGTTCAGCCCGAAGCAGGAGGACTACGACCACGCCGAGAACATCCTCGACGCGTACGACTACTACACGTCGGAGGCCGGCGGTCGGCGCGGCGCGGTCATGCTCGGTGACGAGATGATCGACGAGGCGTCGCGGAAGATGGCGCTGGTGATCTCGTCCAAGGGCCGTGCGGCGGGCATGTCCCGGACCGACGTGTGGGCTCCTCCGGCGGAGTAG
- a CDS encoding DUF4190 domain-containing protein, which yields MAYYPQGGYYPPPKRTNGMAIAALICAFVFAPAGIVLGIIARNQIKRTGEDGRGLATAGLVLGVVFTLLGLIAVILWIVAVYWIVKNGNDIYTTYTFTT from the coding sequence ATGGCCTACTACCCGCAGGGTGGCTACTACCCGCCGCCCAAGCGCACCAACGGGATGGCGATCGCCGCGCTGATCTGCGCATTCGTCTTCGCCCCCGCCGGGATCGTGCTCGGGATCATCGCCCGCAACCAGATCAAGCGCACCGGCGAGGACGGGCGGGGGCTGGCCACCGCGGGACTGGTCCTCGGGGTCGTGTTCACGCTGCTCGGTCTGATCGCGGTGATCCTGTGGATCGTGGCCGTCTACTGGATCGTGAAGAACGGCAACGACATCTACACGACCTACACGTTCACCACCTGA
- a CDS encoding acyl-CoA dehydrogenase family protein, with translation MARLAQTAGLTDIQEEILSTVRTFVDKEIIPHAQALEHGDTYPADIVEGMKEMGLFGLTIPEEFGGLGESLLTYALVVEQIARGWMSVSGVINTHFIVAHMLKQHGTPEQKQKYLPRMATGEVRGSFSMSEPELGSDVAAIRTRATRAGGEAGAGSYVIDGQKMWLTNGGTSNLTAVLVKTDEGAEKAHQNLTAFLVEKPEGYGEVLPGLTIPGKIDKMGYKGVDTTEMVFDGFAIGADQVLGGTPGQGFRHMMDGVEVGRVNVAARACGIALRSFELAIEYAQQRKTFGKPIVEHQAIAFKLAEMATKVEAAHLMMVNAARLKDSGARNDVEAGMAKLIASEYCAEVTQEAFRIHGGYGYSKEYEIERLMREAPFLLIGEGTSEIQKTIISRGLLRDYRSRG, from the coding sequence ATGGCGCGCCTGGCCCAGACCGCTGGACTCACCGACATCCAGGAGGAGATCCTCTCCACGGTCCGCACGTTCGTGGACAAGGAGATCATCCCGCACGCGCAGGCGCTCGAACACGGCGACACGTACCCGGCGGACATCGTCGAGGGCATGAAGGAGATGGGCCTGTTCGGGCTCACCATCCCGGAGGAGTTCGGCGGCCTCGGCGAGTCGCTGCTGACCTACGCGCTGGTGGTCGAGCAGATCGCCCGCGGCTGGATGTCGGTGTCAGGCGTGATCAACACGCACTTCATCGTCGCGCACATGCTCAAGCAGCACGGGACCCCCGAGCAGAAGCAGAAGTACCTGCCGCGCATGGCCACCGGCGAGGTGCGCGGCTCGTTCTCGATGTCCGAGCCGGAACTGGGGTCCGACGTGGCGGCCATCCGGACGCGCGCGACTCGGGCCGGGGGTGAAGCCGGCGCGGGTTCGTACGTGATCGACGGTCAGAAGATGTGGCTGACGAACGGCGGCACGTCGAACCTGACCGCGGTGCTGGTGAAGACGGACGAAGGCGCGGAGAAGGCCCACCAGAACCTGACGGCGTTCCTGGTCGAGAAGCCCGAGGGGTACGGGGAGGTCCTGCCCGGCCTGACCATCCCGGGGAAGATCGACAAGATGGGGTACAAGGGCGTCGACACCACGGAGATGGTGTTCGACGGCTTCGCCATCGGTGCCGACCAGGTGCTGGGCGGGACGCCGGGCCAAGGCTTCCGGCACATGATGGACGGCGTCGAGGTCGGCCGGGTCAACGTGGCGGCGCGGGCGTGCGGGATCGCGCTGCGGTCGTTCGAGCTGGCGATCGAGTACGCCCAGCAGCGCAAGACGTTCGGGAAGCCGATCGTGGAGCACCAGGCGATCGCGTTCAAGCTCGCCGAAATGGCCACGAAGGTCGAAGCGGCCCATTTGATGATGGTCAACGCGGCACGCTTGAAGGACTCCGGAGCGCGGAACGACGTCGAAGCGGGCATGGCGAAGTTGATCGCCTCGGAGTACTGCGCCGAAGTGACGCAGGAAGCGTTCCGCATTCACGGCGGGTACGGGTACTCGAAGGAGTACGAGATCGAGCGCCTGATGCGCGAAGCACCGTTCCTGTTGATCGGCGAGGGTACTAGCGAGATCCAGAAGACCATCATCAGCCGCGGCCTGCTGCGCGACTACCGGTCCCGAGGCTGA
- a CDS encoding general stress protein, producing MTSSFSGQSRPGVPPRLPTPPTGWPIGSYGTYEEAQRAVDHLADGDFPVQEVTIVGVDLMLVERVTGRLTWGRVLGTGAASGAWFGLFVGVLLSLFNTNAGASFGPILVGLIVGIGFGLIFAAVGYGSARGKRDFQSASQLVAGRYDVLCQPRNAERGRDLLAKLAMRPVDAPKD from the coding sequence GTGACGAGTTCCTTCTCCGGTCAGAGCCGGCCAGGTGTGCCGCCGCGACTGCCCACGCCACCTACCGGGTGGCCGATCGGCTCCTACGGCACCTACGAGGAGGCCCAGCGGGCGGTCGACCATCTTGCCGATGGTGATTTTCCCGTTCAGGAGGTGACCATCGTGGGTGTCGACCTGATGCTCGTCGAACGGGTCACCGGCCGCCTCACGTGGGGGCGGGTGCTGGGGACCGGTGCTGCTTCCGGGGCTTGGTTCGGGTTGTTCGTCGGTGTGCTGTTGTCCTTGTTCAACACGAACGCCGGCGCCAGTTTCGGGCCGATCCTCGTCGGGTTGATCGTCGGCATCGGGTTCGGGTTGATCTTCGCGGCGGTCGGGTACGGGTCGGCTCGCGGCAAGCGGGACTTCCAGTCCGCCAGCCAGCTCGTCGCCGGGCGCTACGACGTGCTGTGCCAGCCGCGCAACGCCGAGCGCGGGCGCGACCTGCTGGCCAAGCTCGCGATGCGGCCAGTCGACGCGCCGAAGGACTGA